In the Granulosicoccus antarcticus IMCC3135 genome, CGCGCAGCACATCATCAATGTCCACACCATCGGCTTCTGCAAAATAATTGAGCATGACGCGATGGCGTAAAACGGGCGCTGCCAGGGCGTCGATATCCTCGGTGGTCACATGATAGCGACCCGCCATCAAAGCCCGGGCCTTGGCAGCCAGCGTGATGAACAAGGCTGCTCGCACCGAGGCGCCGAACTTGACGTACTGACGTACCTTGGCCGTTGCGGAAGGATCCTCCGGACGTGTCGCACGCACCAGTTCGACAGCATATCGACCGACTTGCTTGCTTACTGGTACTTGGCGCGTCAGGGTCTGAAACGCCAGAATCTGTGCAGGATTGGTACAGGCTCTGACCGGTTTGGGCAGTACATCGCTGGTAAAGCGCTCCACCACCGTCAATTCATCCTCCAGCGGCAGATAACCCAGCATGATGTTGAACAAGAACCGGTCAAGCTGCGCTTCGGGCAAGGGATAGGTGCCTTCCAGTTCCAACGGATTCTGGGTGGCCAGTACAAAGAATGGCTTGTCTATGATGTGCTGTGTGCCGCGTACGGTAGCGGAATACTCCTGCATCGCCTCCAGCAGAGCCGCCTGAGTTTTAGGCGGGGTACGGTTGATTTCATCAGCCAGCAAGACGTTGGTAAAGATGGGGCCGGGTATGAAACGCCAGCTTCGCTGACCGTTGTCATCCTCGATGATATCGGTGCCGGTAATATCGGTAGGCATGAGATCGGGGGTGAACTGGATACGATCGAACTGCAAGCCCAGTGCATCTGCCAGGGTGCGCACCAGCAAGGTCTTGGCAGTACCGGGCATGCCAGTTACCAGGCAATGGCCGCCTACCAGCAGGGTAATGAGCAGGTGCTCCACCACCTCCTCCTGGCCGACGATGATACGTCCAACCTCACTTTTCAACCGTGCAGTCACGTCGCGAAACTCTGCAACCAGCTGTGTGGTTTCCGTGTTGTTGAAATCAGATTCGGTCACATCATTCTCCGGCAGAAAGTGACAGCAGCAATTGCTGTGCGGGTCGATAAAAAGGTGCGGTTTCCAGTGCATACAGCACTTGCCGGCGGGCAGTCATGGGATCATCTTGCTGCAATGCAGCCTGCGCTTTGCCCAGATAGGCACTGGCCAGATCATCGACCTGCATGCCAACGAGCGCGTTGAATTCACGCAGAGCCAGCTCTGGCTCCTGCTGTTGCAGATAATGCTCTCCCAGCCACCGGTGTACATCGGTACCGTAGGGCATCACCCAGTTAAGCGATTCCATGACGGGCACCGCCTCGTCCAGGCGACCAGCCTCTCGCAGATCAACGATCAGCTGCAATAGAGCATCCGGATCATGCCCACCCAGAGCATGCCAATCCAGAAGCACCTCGATAGCCGCATCAACATTGCCCTGCTCCTGCAGAGCGGCTGCCAGGACCTGGTAGGGATTACCTGCACCTATACGTTCCGGGTAGCGTCGTATCAGATCGCGGGCCAGCGCCTCGGCACTGACCCAGTCATCGAACTGCAGAGAGCGTTCCAGCTGCCGCACTTCAGCCAGATAATCGTCCAGCGTGTCCAGCAAATCGCCAAATCGTACCATCAGGTATTCTTCAAACAGCGCATCAAAAGCCTTGCTATCCAGCCCAATGGCTTCACTCAGAGCTTCTCCGGTGTCCTGCCCCTGGGCAAATCCCTTGAGCATGCTGACCAGCGAGGCATGGCCCCATCGCTGCGCGATGAAATCGCATACCAACCCTGCCTGCATATAGGACACCTGTACTTGTCCGTTGTAGCTGGGCCTGACAAAGCCCTGATCCAGCGCATCCACAGGCAGCAACTGCTTGTCCCGAATGGCAGTCAGCACTTCGATCGACAACTCGCGATCACTCAATGGTCCGCTATTCCATTCCTCATAGACTGACAGTCCTTCACTGAACCATCGAGGCAGTTTGTGGTTGGTGGCTTCGAGCGTGAACACATGTGCCATCTCGTGCCACAGCGTGCTCCCCCAGTGGAAGCTCCCGGCAGCTCGGGCCTTGGGACTATCCATGGCGGTCAGATAGCCGAAGGTAACCCCCAACAGTCCGATGCCCGGCGTGCTCACAGTGCGGACGCCGAAGTCGTCGTGATCGTGATACAACTCGACCACCATGGGGCGAAGCAAGGCAAAGTCGTAGCGTTTGGTAAACAGCTGCACAGCCTGGATGGCAAGGTCAATGACATAGGGCTCCAACGCATCGGCATCTTCGCTATCCAGCCTGATCAGCACGCGTCCGATGATGGTTTCCGGATCATCAGGGCTCGGCACATCCACATAACTGACGCGCATCTTGTCCAGATCATCCAGCAGCCGCAAGGTATTGATCGTTTGAGCATCAAAGGGATCAAGGTCGTAGGCTTTCTGCAAGTGATAACGGGCAGCAAAGATATTATTGACACGTAGCTGGTTGATGCCAAGATCGCGGTGCGCTGTTGCCAGGTCGGGATCTATGGCAACGGCTTTCTGATAAAGATCCACCGCTTCGCGGTAGCGGTAGGTGATGATGTAGAAATGCGCGGGTATGGCATAGATATCCCCGTATTGTGGATTGTATTGCAAGGCACGCTCAATCCATGGTTTAAGCGATTTACCTTCCAGCAGGTCTGCCCCTGCATGCAGTGCATAGATTTCCAACGGCGGCAGGTTCTGCGCTTTGACTTCTGCCAACGCCCGATTGAGAAGTCCACGAGCATCCGTCAGATTCTGTAGTTCCAGCTCGATTCTGGCCAGTAATATCAGAGCATGAACGTTGTCCGGATACTCAACCGTCAGCTCGCGCAGGGTTTCACGTGCCTGTCCTTCAAATCCTTCAGATAACGCTTCTGCAAGCCCGATACGCGCCGGCAACCAGGATCGATCATAAAGTAGCGCTTCTCGAAACAGTGCTTCGGCGTCACTGGTCTGGTGCGTTTGCAGGTACAGGCTGGCCCAGTGCGTCTTGATGGCCGGATCGGTGCTGTTGGCAGAGGCCTCTCGATAGAATTTGTTAGCCTGGCGGATATCACCCAGAGCGGCGGCGGCATCCGCGCGCTCAAGCAGATCACCTGATTGCAATTGTTGCCGGTAACACTCATTGGCCTCATCATCCTTGCCCCGGTATACAAAGCGATCACACTCACGCAGCGACTCTGAGCGATCCAGATCGTAGTGAATGGTAAAAGCCTGGGCTGCGCCACTGGACAGCGCCAACACCAGCATCAACAACAGACATGATCCGTGTTCAGCTCTCCGCATCGGTCTCACTCCAGCCAGTAACGGCATCAATCGATTGCTGCATTCTGGCAATGTCCAGCAACAGAACTTCCAGCTGCGCATAATAGTCAACCGTCGGCAAATCCTGCTTGCGTGCCTTCAATGCCTTGAATGCCTCTTCCAGTAGCAGTCGCTCAGCGAGTAGGCTGGCAACAACCGGATCATCCTGCGCCTCCTTCAAAGACCCCAGCAAGGCAACCGGTATATCGGCAGCCAGATCACCCACCAGACGCGAATGCTCGGATGCCAGCAGTTTCTGCTGTTCATAGAATGTTTGTGTACGAGCGTTGGCGTAACGAAAAGCCTCGGCCATGGTCAGTATCTCGTTACGATCATAGTCGGCCTCGCTGGTTTCCATGGCAGCCGCCAGATACTCGGGAAAACGCACGGCATTGAGCTCGCCACCGCTTTTGGTCGCCGTCACGACCACACGCTGGGATTGTGTCAGCGCTTCAAGCGTTGCACCGCTGGCACTGGCGGCCAGCACCACCAGTTGCCGTCCTGAAGACATGGGATTGAGGGCTGCGACAATGTCTTCGGTTGTCAGGTCCGGACCTGTAATATTGAAGCGCCAGGTGGAACCAT is a window encoding:
- a CDS encoding AAA family ATPase, which codes for MTESDFNNTETTQLVAEFRDVTARLKSEVGRIIVGQEEVVEHLLITLLVGGHCLVTGMPGTAKTLLVRTLADALGLQFDRIQFTPDLMPTDITGTDIIEDDNGQRSWRFIPGPIFTNVLLADEINRTPPKTQAALLEAMQEYSATVRGTQHIIDKPFFVLATQNPLELEGTYPLPEAQLDRFLFNIMLGYLPLEDELTVVERFTSDVLPKPVRACTNPAQILAFQTLTRQVPVSKQVGRYAVELVRATRPEDPSATAKVRQYVKFGASVRAALFITLAAKARALMAGRYHVTTEDIDALAAPVLRHRVMLNYFAEADGVDIDDVLRDLVEQRIAA
- a CDS encoding peptidase MA family metallohydrolase; translation: MRRAEHGSCLLLMLVLALSSGAAQAFTIHYDLDRSESLRECDRFVYRGKDDEANECYRQQLQSGDLLERADAAAALGDIRQANKFYREASANSTDPAIKTHWASLYLQTHQTSDAEALFREALLYDRSWLPARIGLAEALSEGFEGQARETLRELTVEYPDNVHALILLARIELELQNLTDARGLLNRALAEVKAQNLPPLEIYALHAGADLLEGKSLKPWIERALQYNPQYGDIYAIPAHFYIITYRYREAVDLYQKAVAIDPDLATAHRDLGINQLRVNNIFAARYHLQKAYDLDPFDAQTINTLRLLDDLDKMRVSYVDVPSPDDPETIIGRVLIRLDSEDADALEPYVIDLAIQAVQLFTKRYDFALLRPMVVELYHDHDDFGVRTVSTPGIGLLGVTFGYLTAMDSPKARAAGSFHWGSTLWHEMAHVFTLEATNHKLPRWFSEGLSVYEEWNSGPLSDRELSIEVLTAIRDKQLLPVDALDQGFVRPSYNGQVQVSYMQAGLVCDFIAQRWGHASLVSMLKGFAQGQDTGEALSEAIGLDSKAFDALFEEYLMVRFGDLLDTLDDYLAEVRQLERSLQFDDWVSAEALARDLIRRYPERIGAGNPYQVLAAALQEQGNVDAAIEVLLDWHALGGHDPDALLQLIVDLREAGRLDEAVPVMESLNWVMPYGTDVHRWLGEHYLQQQEPELALREFNALVGMQVDDLASAYLGKAQAALQQDDPMTARRQVLYALETAPFYRPAQQLLLSLSAGE
- a CDS encoding C13 family peptidase, which codes for MGFVWNMRRRAVWLVLLLACANAAHSETHAVVVSGLGGEKNYSDSFSAAAQSYATALQTLDNGEERIVLLDETAGRDQILTAIQERVEAANSSPSATLVLILVGHGTTDGSTWRFNITGPDLTTEDIVAALNPMSSGRQLVVLAASASGATLEALTQSQRVVVTATKSGGELNAVRFPEYLAAAMETSEADYDRNEILTMAEAFRYANARTQTFYEQQKLLASEHSRLVGDLAADIPVALLGSLKEAQDDPVVASLLAERLLLEEAFKALKARKQDLPTVDYYAQLEVLLLDIARMQQSIDAVTGWSETDAES